A segment of the Lolium rigidum isolate FL_2022 unplaced genomic scaffold, APGP_CSIRO_Lrig_0.1 contig_58057_1, whole genome shotgun sequence genome:
aaacaagtagaaacaaaaaAGGTGCGCAATTTTTAtatctttccaacgccatatcatatgcatcattccgataagcggaTCAAAAATTGGCCGCAAAACACTATCCGCCAAAACATGAAATTCTGGTGTTCCGCCAGGAAGTTCACTTCCCTACATCGGGAAGTTCATAaatggttcgagaatagttattctcgaaccggttcgagaatagcagacctatatatatatatatatatatatatatatatagagcccaactattctcgaaccccccttaagaggggttctagaatagctattctcgaaccccctcaAACCACCTTCTACTCCCGACCCGACCCGAccgacaaaaaaaaaatagcccCGATGCGAACCCCACTCCCACGCAACTGAACCGCCCGTTCTAACCTCCCCAAAATCCAATCCCGCCTCCTACCTTATCGGCgccggcgagcgagcggcggcggtagccGACGCGAGGGAGCCGGTGACGGAGTACGGCGAAATCCCCCGAGGAAAATACACGCACGCCTCCCTACCCCGGCGACcaaccgccccacctcctccaatcCAGGCGCGCCCCACCTCCTCCCTCCCAGGCGGCGCCCCCCTCCTCCCGCCCTGACGGCCCCCACCTCCTCCAATCCCGGCGGCGGCGAAGGTCGGTGGATGAcgatggccggcggcgggggaCTGAACCGGTCGACGTCGAGGGGGCAGCTGCCGCCGCAGGAGCTGCTCGACGATCTCTGCAGGTTCGTAGCCCTAACCCCCAATCCCACACCCCCGCAAGTTCATCCGAATCCAAATCCAATCTGCTCGTGGCAGCCGGTTCGTGCTGAACGTGCCCAAGGAGGATCTGGAGTCGTTCGAGCGGATCATGTTCCTGCTGGAGTGCGCGCACTGGTTCTACGAGGACAACTCCGTCGAGAACAACCCCTCCCTCAAGTCCCTCTCCTTCAAGGACTTCACCACCCTCAGTATGATTCATTCTCTGTCTTCTTACGGCCCATGACTCCAAAAAACACTATCAGAGATGATGTTTTGCTGGTTTCGTCGCTAACTCCGACTTGTTgttgccgttgttgttgttgtatgcaGTGTTCAACAGCTGCAACGCTCTTAGGCCCTACCACGCGCACCTGGACGACATCTACAAGGACTTCACCCACTACAAGTTCCGCATCCCCGTCTCGCTCGGGTGCCATCATCCTCGATGACACCCATGACAGGGTAATTCATTCGTTCTTCCTATAACATATTATAACTGCCTCCCTCAATGATAAAATTGCGGTGTGCGCCAAGAAGTTCAGCCACCTTTGAATTTTGGAGTAGTACTTGCAGCGATTTGGGAGTTCTATTTGTTATGTTGAAAAGTTTAAAGCTATTTCTTCCCACAGTTCACTTCGTAAGCCTGGCAAGTTTTCTTATTTCTCGCCTCGTGAAGTACCACCGGAAAATTATGTGCAAAAAACACCGTAAAAGTAAATATAGCTGCGCTctcgaagaaagaaagaaagttcACTACATAGCTATATGTTGTTTGTTCTCTCACGAAAAAACATTCTTGTAAAAAACTACAATTCCTGTAAAATTTATCACCGATGATAGTTCACTCGTTAGACCTGAGAAATACACTTGTTAAAATCGAGTAGTTTGCTCAAATACGCTCGTCGTGGTGGTCGTTTGCAGTTCCTCCTGGTGTTGTTGGCAGTAGATGACGGAAAAGAGTGGATTGCATATAGGAATGCGTTGTTGTCTTTCTCAGCCAAGTTTCCTTTTCTGTCACCGCTTCTTAGGCAAAGACCATCAAAATTTTCAATCCTGTGTTCATGATGATGTAATAATACACAATTGGAAGTTAAAATCTTTTCTAGTCTGAAGTTCACTTCCTCCCTACCACAGAGTTCAGTCAAGTACATGGAATTCTAGTTAATTAATAGACAGTGTGGTTTCGAGGTTCACTATTTTAATTGGTAAAAGTTCAGTTCGTCTACGAGGTGAAGTTCACTTGCTTTTTATAATGTGCTGAAACTCAAATGTATCTTGTGAATCAACGTTCGTCTACAAAGGAAGTTCTGGCCGCACATGGATTTTGTATTTGTTTTACTGTGAAGTTCAATCTGTATGCACTTGAAAGTTCACTATTTATATATGTAAAATTTGCAGAGATAACATAAGTGGACAAACTGCAGTTCACAAATGGATAAATGTGAAATTCAGATATAT
Coding sequences within it:
- the LOC124681873 gene encoding mRNA-decapping enzyme subunit 2-like; translation: MTMAGGGGLNRSTSRGQLPPQELLDDLCSRFVLNVPKEDLESFERIMFLLECAHWFYEDNSVENNPSLKSLSFKDFTTLMFNSCNALRPYHAHLDDIYKDFTHYKFRIPVSLGCHHPR